A window of Hymenobacter aerilatus contains these coding sequences:
- the miaB gene encoding tRNA (N6-isopentenyl adenosine(37)-C2)-methylthiotransferase MiaB has protein sequence MSQPLITLDFLDTPTLDTPSVDATTHAHEPSGAVRVSPATRTGRQRKLYIESYGCQMNFSDSEIVSSILFEEGFDTTEQLDSADLVLLNTCSIREKAEQTVRMRLKQINGHKKRNPGLLVGVLGCMAERLKSKFLEEEKLVDLVVGPDAYRDLPQLIKQVDGGQKAVNVLLSREETYADITPVRLNSNGITAFVSIMRGCDNMCSFCVVPFTRGRERSRDAHSIVQECRELVAAGYKEVTLLGQNVDSYKWASEDGIETVNFAQLLERVALVSPELRVRFSTSHPKDITDEVLHTMARHENICKYIHLPAQSGNSRVLKLMNRTYDRPWYEERVNAIRRILGEDCAISTDMIAGFCSETEEEHQDSLTLLDFAQYDMGYNFFYSERPGTLAARKLEDDIPLDVKKRRLQEIIDRQQLHARARYARMVGRVHKVLVEGRSKRSEEQLSGRNSQNQVVIFPKGNFQKGDYVNVLATSTTGAALLGEAVD, from the coding sequence ATGTCTCAACCGCTGATTACCCTCGATTTTCTAGATACCCCTACCCTCGATACACCGTCGGTAGACGCCACCACGCACGCCCACGAGCCCTCCGGCGCCGTGCGCGTGAGCCCGGCCACCCGCACCGGTCGGCAGCGCAAGCTCTACATCGAGAGCTACGGCTGTCAGATGAACTTCTCCGACTCGGAAATCGTGTCGAGCATCCTGTTTGAGGAAGGATTTGACACTACTGAGCAGCTGGACAGTGCCGATCTGGTGCTACTAAACACCTGCTCTATCCGCGAAAAGGCCGAGCAAACCGTGCGGATGCGCCTCAAGCAGATCAACGGCCACAAAAAGCGCAACCCCGGCTTGCTGGTGGGCGTACTGGGCTGCATGGCCGAGCGCCTGAAAAGTAAGTTTCTGGAGGAAGAGAAGTTGGTCGATCTGGTCGTAGGTCCCGACGCTTACCGCGACTTACCCCAGCTCATTAAACAGGTAGATGGCGGCCAGAAAGCCGTGAACGTGCTGCTGAGCCGCGAGGAAACCTACGCCGACATTACGCCCGTTCGCCTGAATAGCAACGGCATCACAGCCTTCGTGAGCATCATGCGTGGCTGTGACAATATGTGCTCGTTCTGCGTAGTGCCCTTCACTCGCGGCCGCGAGCGGAGCCGCGACGCCCATAGCATCGTGCAGGAGTGCCGCGAACTGGTGGCAGCTGGCTACAAGGAAGTTACTTTGCTCGGTCAGAACGTAGACAGCTATAAGTGGGCTAGCGAAGACGGCATCGAAACAGTGAATTTTGCCCAGCTATTGGAGCGCGTGGCGCTAGTAAGCCCCGAGCTGCGCGTGCGCTTCTCTACCTCCCACCCCAAGGACATCACCGATGAGGTGCTGCACACCATGGCGCGCCACGAGAATATCTGCAAGTACATCCACCTGCCCGCGCAAAGTGGTAACTCACGCGTGCTCAAGCTGATGAACCGCACCTACGACCGTCCTTGGTATGAGGAGCGCGTAAACGCCATCCGCCGTATTTTGGGTGAGGACTGCGCCATTTCCACCGACATGATTGCCGGTTTCTGCTCTGAAACCGAGGAAGAGCACCAAGATAGCCTCACCCTGCTCGACTTCGCGCAGTACGACATGGGCTACAACTTCTTCTACTCGGAGCGTCCCGGCACGCTGGCCGCCCGCAAATTGGAGGACGATATTCCGTTAGACGTGAAGAAGCGCCGCCTCCAGGAAATCATCGACCGGCAGCAGTTGCATGCCCGCGCCCGCTACGCTCGCATGGTAGGCCGCGTGCACAAGGTGCTGGTAGAAGGTCGTTCCAAACGTTCAGAGGAACAGCTAAGCGGCCGCAACAGCCAGAACCAGGTGGTTATCTTCCCGAAAGGTAATTTCCAGAAGGGTGACTATGTGAATGTGCT
- a CDS encoding chloramphenicol acetyltransferase has protein sequence MKHRVDLTTWNRREHFAFFSTFDEPFFGLVAPVDCTQARAEARRLGVSFFLYYLYHSLQAANQVPEFRTRIENGEVYQYDQIHASATIGRADHTFGFSFIELHDALPDFVAAATAEIAAVQASTGLRLNDTTGRPDVVHCSAIPWVRFSGLTHARSFRHPDSCPKISYGQTYEENGRLWLPVAVNVHHGLADGYHVGQFLAAFQQGLNGGVEGRKAGG, from the coding sequence ATGAAGCATCGCGTTGACCTAACTACTTGGAACCGCCGAGAGCATTTTGCGTTCTTTTCTACCTTCGATGAGCCCTTTTTTGGGCTGGTGGCGCCAGTCGACTGTACCCAGGCACGGGCCGAAGCAAGACGGCTGGGCGTGTCGTTTTTCCTGTATTACCTCTACCATTCCCTGCAAGCCGCCAACCAAGTGCCGGAGTTCCGCACACGCATCGAGAACGGCGAAGTGTACCAATACGACCAGATACACGCCTCCGCTACCATCGGCCGGGCCGACCACACGTTTGGCTTTTCCTTTATTGAACTGCACGATGCGCTGCCTGATTTCGTAGCCGCCGCCACTGCCGAAATAGCGGCTGTGCAGGCCAGCACCGGCCTGCGGCTCAACGACACTACCGGCCGCCCCGACGTGGTGCACTGCTCGGCCATCCCGTGGGTGCGCTTCAGTGGCCTCACCCACGCCCGCAGCTTCCGCCACCCCGACAGCTGCCCCAAGATTTCCTACGGCCAAACGTATGAGGAAAACGGCCGCCTCTGGCTGCCCGTAGCCGTCAACGTCCACCACGGATTAGCCGATGGCTACCACGTCGGGCAGTTTCTGGCTGCGTTTCAACAGGGGCTGAATGGAGGAGTTGAGGGTAGGAAGGCGGGAGGGTAG
- a CDS encoding anthranilate synthase component I family protein, which produces MLTISYSELPPDFRARALQWAVQFRYCAYYEPNHHAPYPGGPFDRLLGVADAADSPTCLAELSSWMQQGPQAGPRFGILTYELKNEIEALHSQNFTGLDWPALHFFTPQTWLHWRDEAVEIHGNTRGVLAAILTTTPPAPAVPRVATMQPRLPKAHYLAAVEAVREDILNGEVYELNLCMEFFAEDVVLDPVAMFLRLNEASPMPFAGFYKVADHYLLCASPERFVQRRGTRIISQPIKGTIRRGATPDEDEQQRQRLLHSEKERAENLMIVDLVRNDLARVAETGSVRVPELFGLYPFRHVWQMISTVEAELRPDADLVDILRATFPMGSMTGAPKIRAMQLIEHYERTRRGLYSGCLGYAWPDGNFEFNVVIRSLQYRADTGYLSFQVGSAITYDSVPEQEYAECLLKAQAMLEVLGAEVSE; this is translated from the coding sequence GTGCTGACTATTTCTTATTCTGAGTTGCCACCCGATTTTCGGGCGCGGGCCCTACAGTGGGCGGTGCAGTTTCGCTACTGCGCCTATTACGAGCCCAATCACCACGCCCCCTACCCTGGCGGGCCATTCGACCGGCTGCTGGGCGTAGCCGATGCGGCGGATTCGCCGACCTGTTTGGCTGAGCTGTCCTCGTGGATGCAACAAGGCCCCCAGGCCGGACCGCGCTTCGGCATCCTGACGTATGAGCTAAAAAACGAAATTGAGGCCTTGCACAGCCAAAACTTCACTGGTCTGGATTGGCCCGCGTTGCATTTTTTCACGCCCCAAACCTGGCTGCACTGGCGCGACGAGGCAGTGGAAATTCATGGCAATACCCGCGGGGTATTAGCGGCGATTCTGACTACTACTCCGCCTGCCCCGGCCGTGCCTCGCGTTGCTACTATGCAGCCACGCCTACCCAAAGCCCACTACCTGGCGGCCGTAGAAGCCGTGCGCGAAGACATTCTGAATGGTGAAGTGTATGAGCTGAATCTGTGTATGGAGTTTTTCGCGGAGGATGTTGTGCTTGATCCGGTGGCTATGTTCCTGCGGCTGAACGAAGCCTCTCCGATGCCGTTTGCGGGCTTCTATAAGGTAGCCGACCACTACTTACTCTGCGCCTCGCCTGAGCGTTTTGTGCAGCGTCGGGGTACACGTATTATTTCGCAGCCGATTAAAGGTACCATCCGGCGCGGGGCTACTCCGGACGAGGACGAGCAGCAACGCCAACGGCTTCTCCACAGCGAAAAAGAGCGCGCTGAGAACCTGATGATTGTAGACCTAGTGCGCAACGACTTGGCCCGCGTGGCAGAAACTGGCTCGGTGCGAGTGCCAGAGCTGTTTGGCCTCTACCCTTTCCGCCACGTGTGGCAGATGATATCGACCGTAGAAGCTGAATTACGACCCGATGCAGACCTGGTAGACATCTTGCGCGCTACCTTCCCGATGGGCTCCATGACTGGTGCGCCCAAAATTCGGGCTATGCAGCTCATTGAACACTACGAGCGTACTCGCCGCGGCCTCTACAGCGGCTGCCTCGGCTACGCGTGGCCCGATGGCAACTTTGAATTCAACGTGGTTATCCGCAGCCTGCAATACCGCGCCGACACGGGCTACCTCTCATTTCAGGTCGGCTCGGCCATCACCTATGACTCTGTGCCAGAGCAGGAATACGCGGAGTGTTTGCTGAAAGCGCAGGCGATGTTAGAAGTGCTGGGCGCGGAAGTGAGTGAGTGA
- a CDS encoding DUF3808 domain-containing protein — MRSWFSTLLASRMVGGVWLAALLFSARLGIAAPLRETLPTLTSTAARAYAELLKLRPATARALLHTEPAQAAGTLLVQDCIEFAELLVLQDAGRYAATIAAQDQRLALLEKQTGALPDYARAEIRLHQAAAQVTFGHEIRGAWNLRQAYQQMQTVVRRYPAYLPARKTLGMLQFFIGSLPENYRWFLKLLGLPGSVETGLQNLTAAARSPHDFQLESRLILALLRETYLKDGEATARQFEQLAAQQPDNLLLSYLVMSQQKKLHHTAAALAAYRGRPTGAAYLPLPYLHHMAADLLLYQGQYAASEKENLQFLREYRGQHYRKDAYFKLYLATWLGGNQVAAAQYRRQIDAQGRDVLEEDHYAQRFYDDALPLHRTLTRARLQTDGGYYPEALATLRTFAPSPTTPLRDRLEWPYRQARAWHLLSQPDSARLYYARTIALAGAAPYYFAPQSALQLGYLYQTDGKEDTARFYFQKALGYPKHEYKNSTDTKAKVALAAL, encoded by the coding sequence ATGAGGAGTTGGTTTTCTACCCTACTTGCTTCCCGCATGGTCGGCGGCGTGTGGCTGGCCGCCTTGCTGTTTTCTGCGCGTCTCGGCATAGCTGCACCTCTGCGGGAAACGCTGCCTACCCTGACGTCCACCGCGGCCCGTGCGTATGCGGAGTTACTCAAACTACGGCCTGCTACGGCCCGCGCGTTGCTGCATACCGAGCCAGCCCAGGCTGCCGGCACCTTGCTGGTGCAGGACTGCATCGAGTTTGCGGAACTGCTGGTGTTGCAGGACGCCGGGCGCTACGCGGCCACCATAGCTGCGCAGGACCAACGACTGGCCTTGCTGGAAAAGCAAACCGGCGCCTTACCCGACTACGCCCGCGCCGAAATCCGGCTGCACCAGGCGGCAGCCCAAGTCACGTTTGGGCACGAAATCCGGGGGGCGTGGAACCTGCGGCAGGCCTACCAGCAAATGCAGACCGTGGTCCGGCGCTACCCTGCCTACCTACCAGCACGCAAGACGCTGGGGATGCTCCAGTTTTTCATCGGCTCGCTGCCCGAAAACTACCGCTGGTTTCTGAAGCTACTGGGTCTGCCGGGCAGCGTAGAAACGGGCTTACAAAACTTGACGGCCGCCGCCCGCTCGCCCCACGATTTTCAATTGGAGTCGCGCCTGATCTTGGCCCTGCTCCGCGAAACGTATCTGAAAGATGGCGAAGCCACGGCCCGGCAGTTTGAGCAGCTGGCTGCGCAACAACCCGACAATCTGCTGCTCAGCTATTTAGTGATGAGTCAGCAGAAGAAGCTGCATCACACGGCGGCAGCGCTGGCCGCATACCGGGGCCGCCCTACCGGCGCTGCCTACCTGCCGCTGCCCTACCTGCACCACATGGCCGCCGACCTGCTGCTGTACCAGGGTCAGTACGCCGCCTCAGAAAAAGAAAACCTACAGTTTTTGCGCGAATACCGGGGCCAACACTACCGTAAGGACGCATATTTCAAGCTCTATCTGGCCACTTGGCTGGGCGGCAACCAAGTGGCGGCCGCGCAGTACCGCCGGCAGATAGACGCGCAGGGCCGCGACGTGCTAGAGGAAGACCACTACGCCCAGCGCTTCTACGACGACGCCCTACCCCTGCACCGTACCCTCACCCGCGCCCGCCTGCAAACCGACGGCGGCTACTACCCCGAGGCGTTGGCCACACTACGTACTTTCGCCCCCTCGCCCACTACCCCCCTGCGCGACCGGCTGGAATGGCCCTACCGCCAGGCCCGTGCCTGGCACCTACTCAGTCAGCCCGATTCGGCCCGCCTTTATTATGCGCGCACGATTGCTCTGGCGGGTGCGGCCCCCTATTATTTTGCGCCGCAGTCGGCCCTGCAGCTGGGGTATCTGTATCAGACTGATGGCAAAGAGGATACGGCCCGGTTTTATTTTCAGAAGGCGCTGGGCTATCCAAAGCATGAGTACAAAAACAGTACTGATACCAAAGCAAAAGTGGCCCTGGCGGCGTTATAG
- a CDS encoding zinc ribbon domain-containing protein, giving the protein MISNTSADTPVASKLEALLNLQRIDSQLDEIRRVRGDLPEEVRDLEDEIAGYEVRVSKFDEEISGLNDQIKQRKQNAKDADGLIRKYEDQQQNVRNNREYEAIAKEIELQKLEIQISEKKIKEAQYQIEQKNTEISGTKQRLEERRKDLDNKQSELQTIVGESEADEKKLMDERGEATQPIEERLLTAYTRIRGNVRNGLAVVPVKRDACGGCFNTVPPQRQADIMSHKKIIVCEHCGRILADVAARGE; this is encoded by the coding sequence ATGATTTCTAATACCTCCGCGGATACCCCCGTTGCCAGTAAGCTGGAAGCACTGCTGAACCTGCAACGCATTGACTCGCAGCTCGATGAAATTCGGCGCGTGCGGGGCGACTTGCCCGAAGAAGTGCGGGATCTGGAGGACGAAATTGCCGGCTATGAAGTGCGCGTGAGCAAGTTCGACGAGGAAATCTCGGGCTTGAACGACCAGATCAAGCAGCGTAAGCAAAACGCGAAGGACGCCGACGGCCTCATCCGCAAGTATGAGGATCAGCAGCAGAACGTGCGCAACAACCGTGAGTACGAGGCTATTGCCAAGGAAATTGAGTTGCAAAAGCTGGAAATCCAGATTTCGGAGAAGAAAATCAAAGAAGCTCAGTACCAAATTGAGCAGAAAAACACCGAAATCAGCGGTACCAAGCAGCGCCTTGAGGAGCGCCGTAAGGACCTCGATAATAAGCAGTCTGAGCTGCAAACCATTGTAGGCGAAAGCGAAGCCGACGAGAAGAAGCTCATGGACGAGCGCGGTGAGGCTACCCAGCCCATTGAGGAGCGTCTGCTGACAGCTTACACCCGCATTCGTGGCAACGTGCGCAACGGCTTGGCCGTGGTGCCCGTAAAGCGCGACGCTTGCGGCGGCTGCTTCAACACGGTGCCCCCACAGCGCCAGGCCGATATTATGTCGCATAAGAAAATCATTGTGTGCGAGCACTGCGGCCGGATTCTGGCCGACGTAGCTGCCCGTGGCGAGTAA
- a CDS encoding Nif3-like dinuclear metal center hexameric protein, with translation MPTLADLMRVLEQAAPLAYQESYDNAGLQCGNPQQEIKGVLIALDCTPAVVDEAIARGCNVVVAHHPLIFKPLKRLTGANEVEQTLVKAIKHDVALYAAHTNLDNVRHGVNRKLAEKLGLQNLRILDPKSGTLGKLITYVPPTHTEAVLQALYAAGAGQVGNYSECSFRTDGTGTYTPGTDTTPFQGTPGQPETAQEQRVEVLLPLHLQGAALRALHQAHPYEEVAYELLKLENTHQDVGSGMVGELPEALPPQAFRARLRAALGVPVVKYTEFEQPIKTVALCGGAGSFLTGKARAAGAQAYVTGDLKYHEYFAAEGQLMLCDVGHYESEQFTSEIFLDLLTSAFTRKFAVLIAETLTNPVRYDF, from the coding sequence ATGCCTACCCTCGCCGACCTCATGCGCGTGCTGGAGCAAGCAGCGCCCCTCGCCTACCAGGAATCCTACGACAATGCCGGGCTGCAATGCGGCAACCCGCAGCAGGAAATCAAGGGGGTACTTATTGCGCTCGACTGCACGCCGGCCGTAGTAGATGAAGCCATTGCGCGGGGCTGCAATGTGGTTGTGGCACACCACCCGCTTATCTTCAAACCCCTGAAGCGCCTGACGGGCGCCAATGAGGTAGAGCAAACACTAGTAAAGGCTATAAAGCACGATGTGGCGCTCTACGCGGCCCATACCAACCTCGACAACGTGCGCCACGGCGTCAACCGCAAGCTAGCCGAAAAGCTTGGCCTGCAAAATCTGCGCATCCTCGATCCTAAATCTGGCACGCTGGGCAAGCTTATTACGTATGTACCACCTACTCACACCGAAGCCGTATTGCAGGCGCTCTATGCCGCCGGTGCCGGCCAGGTAGGCAACTATTCCGAGTGCAGCTTCCGCACTGACGGCACGGGTACGTACACGCCCGGCACGGACACAACCCCCTTTCAGGGTACCCCCGGCCAGCCCGAAACGGCTCAGGAGCAACGCGTGGAAGTGCTCCTACCCTTGCACCTGCAAGGAGCCGCCCTGCGGGCGCTGCACCAGGCGCATCCCTACGAAGAAGTCGCCTACGAGCTGCTAAAGCTGGAAAACACGCACCAGGATGTGGGCAGTGGCATGGTAGGCGAGTTGCCGGAGGCCCTACCCCCGCAGGCGTTTCGGGCGCGGCTACGGGCGGCGCTGGGTGTGCCGGTGGTGAAGTATACGGAGTTTGAACAGCCTATTAAAACGGTAGCCCTGTGCGGCGGGGCGGGCAGCTTCCTGACCGGCAAAGCACGGGCGGCGGGTGCGCAGGCTTACGTAACCGGGGACTTGAAATACCATGAGTACTTTGCCGCCGAAGGCCAGCTCATGCTCTGCGACGTGGGCCATTACGAAAGTGAACAGTTTACCAGCGAGATCTTTCTGGACTTGCTTACCAGCGCATTTACCCGTAAATTTGCGGTCTTAATTGCAGAGACCCTGACCAACCCCGTTCGATATGATTTCTAA
- a CDS encoding SusC/RagA family TonB-linked outer membrane protein has product MNNRIRNKRQCRVRQHRRVVVPIVLCTALGLSASQPTYALPTTATNFAPFALTLADITVQGRVVDAKGDAIPGVNVVQKGTSNGAQTDADGNFSLVVPEGSTLVVSFIGYQTQEVSAAGGARLTIQLGADQKALGEVVVVGYGTQSRATVTGAISTTNSAQLTRTPATTTSSALVGRVPGISARQPDARPGGGTNIQIRNMGNPLFVIDGVVADEGQFNNLGQNDIENISILKDASAAIYGLRAANGVVLVTTKRGTKGKPTVNISGYYGLQNFTRFPHPANAYQHVRALAEAGQNQNRGVINEPVKSESITPEVLEKWRTGAPGYESFDYYKMIFRPNVPQYYLNGSISGGSDNIRFYVSGSHLSQDALIRDFHFKRTNLQANIDANITKRLTIGTQISGRVEDRYTLGVPGGDDYFNPLLSVFSMWPTERPYANDNPNYINQTHNVNVNPATYKEDVTGYFQDYWRAGKINLTAQYDFDFGLTAKVIGSYSLANRIANGFEYTYNAYRYNAAADTYETNPSFGNQNPYRERRTRNVIDRYGQFQLNYNKTFGDHGIAAVAAYERYDTDDREFGLNTVPPNNTIPLLLFANARNLDDAIREQARAGYIGRVNYNYKQKYLVEVLGRYDGSFLFRKGSRYGFFPGASLGWRITEEPFIKERIGNVLSELKLRGSYGRTGSDVINNNFIVDRFSYIGGYRFPDRSSIFNGSYVIGIDPRDPPITTLSWVTNQTANIGIDVGFLEGKITGQFDIFERRRKGLLAGRYDVLLPNEVGYPLPPENLNSDAVRGMEGIITYSSAVNDFTYTVSAHATMARNRDLKQYKPRFGNSWEEYRSSINDRWAYLNWGYQVIGQFQSEQQIAEYTVNNDGQGNRNQLPGDLIYKDVNNDGVINYLDERPIGYTEGATPYFTYALNTSLGYKGFSLNFDLVGAGMQTYRREVEQRIPFQNNGTSPNYLFEDRWHREDPFNNDSPWIPGRYPAIRRDDGGHPNYNRRSDYWLTNVRYLRVRNLELAYTVGKPFLERFGVGSLRVYINGTNLYSFDNLKEFDLDPEISNNGGLVYPPQRLYNAGFSIGF; this is encoded by the coding sequence ATGAACAATCGAATACGCAATAAGCGGCAGTGTAGAGTAAGGCAACATAGACGTGTTGTTGTGCCAATAGTGCTATGTACAGCACTTGGGTTGTCAGCAAGCCAACCCACCTACGCACTGCCTACAACGGCTACGAACTTTGCCCCATTTGCATTAACGCTAGCTGATATTACAGTCCAGGGCCGGGTAGTAGACGCAAAGGGAGATGCCATTCCGGGCGTAAACGTCGTGCAAAAAGGAACCAGTAATGGTGCTCAAACGGATGCGGACGGGAACTTCAGCTTGGTAGTGCCAGAGGGATCTACCTTAGTCGTCTCCTTCATTGGCTACCAAACACAGGAAGTTTCCGCTGCTGGTGGAGCACGCCTTACTATTCAGTTGGGAGCTGACCAAAAGGCTCTTGGTGAAGTAGTAGTAGTAGGGTATGGTACCCAATCGCGGGCTACCGTGACGGGGGCTATCAGCACTACCAACTCCGCTCAACTAACCCGAACACCGGCTACTACCACTTCCAGTGCGCTGGTGGGTAGGGTACCGGGTATATCAGCCCGCCAGCCCGATGCCCGCCCAGGCGGCGGTACCAATATTCAAATTCGTAATATGGGCAACCCGCTATTCGTTATTGACGGGGTAGTGGCTGATGAAGGGCAGTTCAACAACCTGGGCCAGAATGATATTGAGAACATCTCAATTCTAAAAGATGCTTCGGCGGCCATCTATGGCCTGCGTGCTGCCAACGGAGTCGTGTTGGTGACGACTAAACGGGGTACAAAAGGCAAGCCGACCGTTAATATATCTGGTTACTACGGCCTGCAAAACTTCACCCGCTTTCCGCACCCAGCCAACGCCTACCAGCACGTACGGGCACTGGCAGAAGCAGGGCAAAACCAAAATAGGGGGGTAATCAACGAGCCGGTAAAAAGCGAGAGCATTACTCCAGAAGTATTGGAGAAGTGGCGCACAGGTGCTCCTGGCTATGAAAGCTTTGACTACTATAAAATGATATTCCGCCCGAATGTACCTCAGTACTACCTAAACGGTAGTATATCGGGTGGCTCAGATAACATTCGGTTCTATGTATCAGGCTCTCACTTAAGCCAGGATGCTCTTATTCGGGATTTCCATTTCAAGCGAACCAACTTACAGGCCAATATAGACGCGAACATAACGAAGCGACTAACAATTGGTACGCAGATTTCCGGGCGTGTGGAAGACCGCTATACCTTGGGGGTGCCTGGGGGCGACGACTACTTTAACCCGTTGCTGAGCGTGTTCAGCATGTGGCCCACCGAGCGGCCCTATGCCAACGACAACCCCAACTATATTAATCAGACGCACAACGTTAACGTGAATCCGGCTACATATAAGGAAGACGTTACGGGGTATTTTCAGGACTACTGGCGGGCCGGCAAGATTAACCTAACAGCCCAGTATGACTTTGACTTTGGTTTGACTGCGAAGGTAATTGGATCTTACAGCTTGGCCAACCGCATTGCAAACGGTTTTGAATACACCTACAACGCTTATCGCTATAATGCAGCCGCTGATACTTATGAAACTAATCCTTCGTTTGGTAACCAAAATCCATATCGTGAAAGACGGACCCGAAATGTTATTGACCGATATGGGCAGTTTCAGCTAAATTATAATAAAACGTTTGGCGACCATGGAATAGCGGCCGTAGCAGCGTATGAGCGTTACGACACGGATGACCGAGAGTTTGGTCTTAACACAGTGCCCCCTAACAACACCATTCCACTACTATTATTTGCTAATGCTCGAAACTTGGATGATGCCATTCGGGAGCAGGCGCGGGCAGGCTATATTGGCCGTGTCAACTATAATTACAAGCAGAAATATCTGGTAGAAGTATTAGGGCGTTACGATGGTTCTTTCCTGTTTCGGAAAGGTAGTCGCTACGGCTTCTTCCCCGGCGCTTCGCTGGGCTGGCGCATCACCGAGGAGCCTTTCATTAAGGAGCGAATTGGAAACGTGCTTAGTGAGCTGAAGCTACGCGGTAGTTATGGCCGTACGGGTAGCGATGTGATTAACAATAACTTTATCGTAGACCGTTTCAGCTATATAGGTGGTTATCGGTTTCCTGATCGTAGCTCCATCTTCAATGGCAGCTACGTGATTGGTATCGACCCACGCGATCCTCCTATCACTACGCTATCGTGGGTGACCAACCAAACGGCAAACATCGGTATAGATGTTGGTTTTCTGGAAGGTAAGATAACAGGACAATTCGACATCTTTGAGCGTCGTCGTAAGGGGTTACTTGCCGGTCGCTACGATGTGCTGCTGCCCAACGAGGTAGGCTATCCACTGCCGCCAGAAAACCTTAACTCCGACGCGGTGCGCGGTATGGAGGGTATTATAACGTATTCCAGTGCCGTAAACGACTTTACGTATACTGTGAGCGCACATGCTACCATGGCTCGCAACCGGGATTTGAAGCAGTATAAGCCTCGTTTCGGCAATTCCTGGGAAGAATACCGCAGCTCGATCAACGACCGTTGGGCGTATCTCAACTGGGGCTACCAGGTGATTGGTCAATTCCAGTCGGAACAGCAAATTGCTGAGTACACAGTCAACAATGATGGGCAAGGAAACCGCAACCAGTTGCCAGGCGACCTGATTTACAAGGACGTAAACAATGATGGAGTTATTAACTACCTCGACGAGCGGCCTATTGGTTATACGGAAGGAGCAACACCCTACTTTACCTACGCGCTCAATACCAGTCTAGGATACAAGGGTTTCTCACTCAACTTCGATTTGGTAGGGGCTGGCATGCAAACCTACCGCCGCGAGGTAGAGCAGCGCATTCCGTTTCAGAACAACGGTACGTCGCCTAACTACCTATTCGAGGACCGGTGGCACCGCGAAGACCCTTTCAATAACGATAGCCCTTGGATTCCGGGCAGGTATCCGGCTATCCGGCGCGATGACGGTGGCCACCCGAACTACAACCGCCGCAGCGACTACTGGCTCACCAACGTGCGGTATCTACGCGTGCGCAATCTGGAACTAGCCTATACGGTTGGTAAGCCTTTCCTAGAGCGATTTGGGGTAGGATCGTTGCGCGTGTATATCAATGGCACTAATCTCTACTCATTTGACAACCTAAAGGAGTTTGACCTAGACCCAGAAATTTCGAATAACGGTGGCCTGGTATATCCTCCCCAGCGCCTCTACAACGCGGGTTTCTCTATTGGCTTCTAA